In Mycoavidus cysteinexigens, a genomic segment contains:
- a CDS encoding AraC family transcriptional regulator: MTLGSMLGDDMFWIVYFPMISVLSANEPNSTLKEMVFNAKVREALLFAGKRTDGEQHSVSADILSEDFRISGDFQLALGRFEEAEESLRKSSRLIRHSKSLLRIRSCRNTGWQAFFLHRFSTALSCFTRLLNENELSVPHRLEALTGTALVLHTLGYLNEAYRYLEEMRALALREQLEDWQQLAHTINFDFTIQYELRQSPQLTDHVYWQVAAANFMPPALSSLPIKVMTSDLLTRRLDYLRQLHAFALGSADVANQLQAHLNWASAAELDLYQRTVRVEIALAALATDATRLAQSLLNFNHFGQGLRHTVVHNNIEYFYCLAKACQQIGRIEESMHHYGRYALLAMQSMRTASLPADFHSQQRVRNTAHTPLDDVCARLPGKYRRAYTYLLGNLSRPDLSVREVAAHIGVTERALQMAFKTYVGLSPTEVIRRQRMERIRNDLLNEAGASIADVAEKWGVQNRSTLVNGYRKEFQETPSDTLMH; encoded by the coding sequence ATGACGCTAGGTTCGATGTTAGGAGATGACATGTTCTGGATAGTGTATTTCCCAATGATTTCGGTGCTTAGCGCCAACGAACCCAATAGCACTCTCAAAGAGATGGTGTTTAATGCTAAGGTGCGCGAAGCTTTACTGTTTGCCGGCAAGCGTACTGACGGCGAGCAGCACAGCGTATCTGCTGACATTTTGTCCGAAGACTTTAGAATCAGTGGCGATTTTCAACTCGCGCTCGGGCGCTTTGAAGAGGCGGAAGAAAGCTTGCGCAAATCAAGCCGCCTGATTCGTCATTCAAAATCCCTTCTGCGCATTCGCTCCTGCCGCAATACCGGATGGCAAGCGTTCTTTTTGCATCGCTTTAGTACCGCTCTGAGTTGCTTTACGCGTCTTTTAAATGAAAACGAACTCAGTGTGCCGCACCGGCTTGAAGCGCTCACCGGAACTGCCCTTGTATTACATACCCTTGGCTACTTGAACGAAGCCTATCGGTATCTGGAAGAAATGCGCGCCCTGGCTTTAAGAGAGCAACTTGAAGATTGGCAACAGCTTGCCCATACGATTAACTTTGATTTTACGATTCAGTATGAACTGAGGCAATCGCCTCAACTGACTGATCATGTTTATTGGCAAGTGGCAGCCGCTAATTTTATGCCGCCTGCATTGTCGAGTTTACCGATCAAAGTCATGACCTCAGATTTATTGACGCGCCGGCTGGATTATCTGCGCCAGCTTCATGCGTTTGCCCTCGGCTCGGCTGATGTAGCCAACCAACTGCAAGCGCATTTGAATTGGGCTAGCGCCGCTGAATTGGATTTGTACCAACGCACAGTTCGAGTTGAAATTGCGCTTGCCGCACTGGCTACTGATGCCACTCGCCTGGCGCAAAGCCTGCTTAATTTCAATCATTTTGGTCAGGGTCTGCGCCATACGGTAGTACACAATAACATTGAGTATTTCTATTGCCTTGCTAAAGCCTGTCAGCAAATTGGCCGGATTGAAGAATCCATGCACCATTATGGACGTTATGCGCTCTTAGCAATGCAATCTATGCGTACTGCCAGCTTGCCTGCAGATTTTCATTCTCAGCAACGCGTACGCAACACTGCTCATACACCGTTGGATGATGTCTGCGCCCGCCTGCCTGGCAAATATCGCCGCGCCTATACGTATTTGTTGGGCAATCTAAGCCGGCCTGATTTGTCAGTACGAGAAGTCGCCGCTCATATTGGTGTTACCGAACGCGCCTTACAAATGGCCTTCAAAACGTATGTTGGATTGTCGCCTACTGAAGTCATCCGGCGTCAACGCATGGAGCGGATTCGTAATGATCTGCTGAATGAAGCGGGGGCATCGATTGCCGATGTGGCGGAGAAATGGGGAGTACAGAATCGCTCCACGTTGGTGAATGGTTACCGTAAAGAGTTTCAGGAAACGCCTTCTGATACGTTGATGCATTAG